The DNA window ATAGTAGTATGAAATCAATCTAACCATCCACGCAAAAACTATAAAAACAGAACCCCACACATACCTTGGCATAGATAGATAGATGTCTTTGCAAAATACAATACCAACTCTCAATCCAATCACACACATTACACATATCTGTGCGTGCATTTCATTTCATCATTTAGACTCGACAATCTCTacacaatcccaaaaaaaatggtaaatcTCAAAGCTTCTCCGGCAACTTAAAGCTCTGCGAGCCAAGAATGCGATGAGACGGGGCTTCGACGAATAAGGCAAGCCCACATTTGGCAGCATTGAAGCCTTCCCAAAGAGAAAAATTGAGGGTCCCCGTGAGAGTTTTCCTGGCGGATATGTCTTTTACGGAGCATAGCTTGTCGAGGCGTCGGACGATGTAGTCGTTGGCAAGGACGCGGCCCTTGTTGACGCCCCCGGAGCAGTCGGTGACCATGCCGGACTCGTAGAGAGCAACCATGACATTCACACCTTCATGATCCACCTTTGATCGCAGAGCCCCTGTTAGTGTCACTTGCAATGTCTCCGGTGTTGGCTTCTCAAAACTCGCCTGAAGTTGTTAATACATTGCATCATCACCATGACTTAACACTCAACCATATTCAAGTACATAAATCTCTGTTTTCTTGTCATTCTAATCCCCTCCGTCCTCCTCCGTCCTCCATTAATTGACACCAGTTTCCTTTCTCATCCATCCCCGATTAATTAACACCcttacttttactatttttaccccacattccactaactcaattccctcacattttattataaaagtactGTCCACGATTAATTGACACCAATTATCTTTTACATTTATACATAATTAATTGGCACccttactttttactatttttggtaatggacccccACACTCCCCTAACTTATCATAgttgcattttattataaaattaatatataaaaataagatccACGTTccactatatttcttaaaatctgtgtcaagtaaaaaaatgttcacttaatggacggagggagtgatatattaattcaattcactcacattttatataaaagtatgacccacccactttctactatattttttaaaactcatgccaaGTTAAATGGGTTAATTAACTAAGGAAAGAGGAGtattaaaatgacaaatttctaaatttagggcacaattaatataaaattaatgaaaCACCGTCTGACAATGAAGATTAGTGATCAAATGTCAATCCAAAATTAGTGAAATGGACGGAACACCTAAATTGAAGTGGAAGAGTGTAGTTTAATGCTTGACACTATTTGATCTTAATCATACAGTAAGTCATGATCAATATAGCAAGGTTGATAACAATTGGATTCTTGAGAGGTAGAATTAAGTGTGATTGAATTGAATTTCAAACCTGGAAGGTGGGAGCAGGGAATCTTGGAGCAGAGGCGATGCAGGAGAGCATAGCCTCCTCATCATTGGCGATGCACTGCGCGTGACCCTGAACAACGATTTGGGGCGTAAACATTGTGTCGAGGTGAAGGGCTTCCACGTAGGCCTTCTGGCGCACGGTCCATTGGCTCGATCCGAATGGATCCTTCCACCCCATATAATCCCAGATGTCGACGTGATACGCCAGCAGAATCAGCGGCGCCTCCACCGCGAAGTCGCCCCGCCCCAGCCGTGAGAACAGCAGCTCCGCCTCCGGCGAGCTCGCGCACCCCTGCGACGAGAAAAGCTCCACCAGCACCGGACCGCCTCTGCGCTGCTCCTCCGTCGAAACGTCCACCGTCGCCGCCTTCTCGCCGTCGCGATCGTGATCGGATCGGCGCCGGAAACAGCTCAGGAGACGGGGCGCCATTTGTATATTGTCGTCCCCGATcgaaaccaattttttttttttgggattgggatTTTTGGGTTTTGGGGGAAATTGAAGGGAAGAGAAAGAGTCGTAGGAATATGGAGGTGGAGATAAACAAGAAATAGAGAGGTGGCGAGACAGATGTGGAGATGAGCTGaatcaattttatttgattacggctagtatataaatttaattgcaTTTATATACAATTTCAATATTACAATTTTGT is part of the Salvia splendens isolate huo1 chromosome 6, SspV2, whole genome shotgun sequence genome and encodes:
- the LOC121810024 gene encoding uncharacterized protein LOC121810024 — its product is MAPRLLSCFRRRSDHDRDGEKAATVDVSTEEQRRGGPVLVELFSSQGCASSPEAELLFSRLGRGDFAVEAPLILLAYHVDIWDYMGWKDPFGSSQWTVRQKAYVEALHLDTMFTPQIVVQGHAQCIANDEEAMLSCIASAPRFPAPTFQASFEKPTPETLQVTLTGALRSKVDHEGVNVMVALYESGMVTDCSGGVNKGRVLANDYIVRRLDKLCSVKDISARKTLTGTLNFSLWEGFNAAKCGLALFVEAPSHRILGSQSFKLPEKL